A genomic region of Erythrobacter sp. SCSIO 43205 contains the following coding sequences:
- the infC gene encoding translation initiation factor IF-3 gives MAPPTKSGPRYDQFIQVPKVRVIDDEGENLGVMFTREAMEQANDKGLNLVEVSPNADPPVCKFLDVGKYRYEAQKKANAARKTQKTQDIKEVKMRPNIDTHDYDVKMKNVNKFINHGDKVKVTLRFRGREMAHQHLGMDLLKRVQEDVEEIAKVEAFPRLEGRQMLMVLAPK, from the coding sequence ATGGCCCCGCCAACGAAAAGCGGCCCTCGTTATGATCAGTTTATTCAAGTGCCCAAGGTGCGCGTCATCGATGATGAAGGCGAAAACCTGGGTGTGATGTTCACGCGCGAAGCGATGGAGCAGGCCAATGACAAGGGCCTGAACCTTGTTGAAGTGTCCCCCAATGCGGACCCGCCCGTGTGCAAATTCCTCGATGTCGGCAAATATCGCTATGAGGCCCAGAAAAAGGCCAATGCGGCACGTAAGACTCAGAAAACGCAAGACATCAAAGAAGTCAAAATGCGTCCCAACATCGACACGCATGACTATGACGTGAAGATGAAGAACGTGAACAAGTTCATCAACCACGGCGACAAGGTGAAGGTCACCCTGCGCTTCCGCGGTCGCGAAATGGCGCACCAGCATCTGGGCATGGATTTATTGAAGCGCGTGCAGGAAGACGTTGAAGAAATCGCCAAGGTCGAAGCATTCCCGCGCCTCGAAGGCCGGCAAATGCTGATGGTGCTTGCGCCGAAATGA
- the pdeM gene encoding ligase-associated DNA damage response endonuclease PdeM — MVPVSFSDDSAPLAFAGEEMVLTRSNALYWPRERTLLVADLHLEKGSWYAQTGQMLPPYDSRATLERLADTIKATGARRVITLGDNFHDDAGTNRLEPYASGMLEGLIRAHDWVWVTGNHDEEMPRKFGAQSFSELEVSGVILRHEARPGETRPELSGHYHPKMRLRVRNRHIARPCAVVSRSATSADRMIAPAFGAYTGGMDAGAPAILKALSPAREIDAVLPAKGKLVTFPLYREAA; from the coding sequence ATGGTTCCCGTTTCGTTCTCAGATGATTCTGCACCCCTTGCCTTTGCGGGTGAGGAGATGGTGCTGACCAGGTCAAACGCACTTTATTGGCCGCGTGAGCGTACACTTCTGGTCGCAGACCTGCACCTTGAGAAGGGCAGCTGGTACGCGCAGACCGGGCAAATGCTCCCGCCTTACGACAGCCGCGCAACGCTGGAGCGGTTGGCCGATACGATCAAGGCGACGGGCGCGCGGCGGGTCATCACGCTGGGCGACAATTTCCACGATGATGCGGGCACCAATCGGTTAGAGCCCTATGCGAGCGGTATGCTCGAGGGGCTCATCCGTGCCCACGATTGGGTGTGGGTGACGGGCAATCACGATGAAGAAATGCCAAGGAAATTTGGCGCGCAAAGCTTTAGCGAGCTTGAAGTTTCCGGCGTGATCCTGCGCCACGAAGCACGCCCCGGCGAAACCCGGCCAGAGCTCTCGGGCCACTACCACCCCAAGATGCGGCTACGGGTGAGAAACCGCCATATCGCAAGGCCCTGCGCCGTGGTGAGCCGCTCAGCGACCAGCGCAGACCGCATGATCGCGCCCGCTTTCGGCGCCTACACCGGCGGCATGGATGCAGGCGCTCCCGCAATCCTGAAAGCGCTGAGCCCAGCGCGCGAAATCGACGCCGTGCTGCCCGCAAAGGGCAAATTGGTCACATTCCCGCTTTATCGCGAGGCGGCTTGA
- the tolB gene encoding Tol-Pal system beta propeller repeat protein TolB yields the protein MKLSLVFSLALALGAAPVVAQNQDLGEPLSDGGDVETAFEEASESDGGGLTGSTTDESDWEDLGIAIPAFATDRETATPANADGTGALGREIARVITANLRNNGLFEPTGPDRLPAPDFPQITAPEWSSWTGRGAEMLVHGYVRARSDDKLVVGCYLYDVVLKDELIREGWVVRPADWRRAAHKCSDLIYARLTGEDPFFDSRIAYIAETGPKDNRVKRLAVMDSDGANHRFLTLGSATALTPRYSPDYSKIMYLSYVDGNPRIYVYDIGTGKQTLVTENRNPTLAPRWSPDGKTILYSMAVAGNTDIYQVSVNGGQSRRLTDTPGIDIGGSFSPDGRKIVFESDRSGTQQCYVMDADGSDQRRISFFGGRCATPEWSPRGDQIAFTRIAGDFNVAVMTPGGGNMKVLTNGWQDEAPTWAPNGRIIQFFRTERGSGRSSLWQVDLTGRNERRLPTPVDASDPAWGPIRP from the coding sequence ATGAAATTATCGCTTGTTTTTAGCTTGGCGCTGGCTCTTGGCGCTGCGCCGGTTGTTGCGCAAAACCAAGACCTTGGTGAGCCTTTGTCGGATGGCGGTGATGTTGAAACCGCCTTTGAAGAAGCGTCTGAAAGCGACGGCGGTGGCTTGACGGGTTCGACCACCGATGAAAGCGATTGGGAAGACTTGGGCATCGCCATCCCCGCCTTTGCGACTGACCGCGAGACGGCGACCCCTGCGAATGCCGATGGAACTGGCGCTTTGGGCCGCGAAATTGCGCGGGTGATCACAGCGAACCTTCGCAACAATGGCCTTTTCGAGCCGACCGGGCCTGATCGCCTTCCTGCACCGGACTTCCCGCAGATCACTGCGCCTGAATGGAGCAGCTGGACCGGGCGCGGCGCAGAGATGCTGGTGCATGGCTATGTCCGTGCACGCTCTGACGATAAGCTTGTCGTGGGATGTTACCTCTATGACGTAGTGCTGAAAGATGAACTGATCCGCGAAGGATGGGTGGTGCGCCCCGCTGATTGGCGGCGCGCGGCGCACAAATGCTCCGACTTGATTTACGCACGGCTGACAGGCGAAGATCCCTTCTTCGACAGCCGCATCGCCTATATCGCGGAAACTGGCCCCAAGGATAACCGGGTAAAGCGTCTTGCCGTGATGGATTCAGACGGCGCAAATCACCGCTTCCTGACGTTGGGCAGCGCCACTGCGCTTACTCCGCGTTATTCGCCTGACTATTCGAAGATCATGTATCTGTCCTATGTCGATGGGAACCCGCGCATCTATGTCTATGACATTGGCACAGGCAAACAGACGCTGGTGACAGAGAACCGCAATCCGACGCTTGCCCCGCGTTGGTCGCCTGATGGCAAAACCATCCTCTATTCCATGGCCGTGGCTGGCAACACCGACATTTATCAGGTGTCCGTGAACGGCGGCCAGTCACGCCGGCTGACCGATACGCCGGGGATCGACATTGGCGGATCATTCTCGCCCGATGGCAGAAAAATCGTGTTTGAAAGCGACCGTTCCGGCACGCAGCAATGCTATGTCATGGATGCCGATGGCAGCGACCAACGCCGCATCAGCTTCTTCGGCGGGCGCTGCGCGACGCCTGAATGGAGCCCGCGCGGTGACCAGATCGCTTTCACTCGCATCGCTGGCGACTTCAATGTGGCCGTGATGACACCGGGCGGCGGCAACATGAAAGTGCTGACCAATGGTTGGCAGGATGAAGCGCCCACATGGGCCCCTAACGGCCGGATTATTCAGTTCTTCCGCACCGAGCGCGGGTCTGGCCGTTCATCACTCTGGCAGGTTGACTTGACCGGTCGCAACGAACGTCGCCTGCCTACGCCCGTTGATGCATCGGACCCTGCGTGGGGCCCCATTCGCCCTTAG
- a CDS encoding cystathionine gamma-synthase family protein, producing the protein MNDAVNATGKPTPRRKPKPEKTHIGGRALKPSTMMMGHGFDPELSEGSLKAPIFLTSTFAFPSAADGKRHFEGITGQREGGAEGLVYSRFNGPNQEILEDRLAIWDGAEDALTFSSGMTAICILMMAYVSQGDVIVHSGPLYAASEGFVAKVLSKFGVTYVDFPAGASPEEIEEVISRAKCQAGENGGKVAMIYLESPGNPTNALVDIEAVKAARDKVLKKPCPIAIDNTFLGPLWQRPLDHGADIVAYSLTKYVGGHSDLVAGSIAGAKKWMDPVRALRNTMGGIVDPNTAWMLLRSLETVELRMQRAGENAAKVCAFLKGHPKVTGLGYLGMIEDTRQQDIYDRHCLGAGSTFSVFLKGGEEECFRFLDNLQIAKLAVSLGGTETLASHPASMTHLSVPHARRQQLGISDSLVRISIGIEDADDLIADFEQALEHV; encoded by the coding sequence GTGAATGATGCAGTCAACGCAACAGGCAAGCCAACACCGCGCCGAAAGCCAAAACCGGAAAAAACCCACATTGGCGGCCGCGCATTGAAACCATCAACAATGATGATGGGGCATGGATTTGATCCGGAATTGTCGGAAGGCTCGTTGAAGGCACCGATTTTCCTTACCTCGACCTTTGCCTTCCCCAGCGCCGCCGATGGCAAGCGCCACTTTGAAGGGATTACCGGCCAACGCGAAGGCGGGGCAGAGGGCCTCGTTTATTCGCGTTTCAATGGCCCTAATCAGGAAATCCTCGAAGACCGCCTCGCGATCTGGGATGGAGCAGAAGACGCGCTCACCTTCTCAAGCGGAATGACCGCGATCTGTATCCTGATGATGGCCTATGTCTCCCAAGGCGATGTGATCGTCCATTCCGGGCCATTGTACGCGGCATCGGAAGGGTTTGTTGCCAAGGTGCTTTCCAAATTCGGCGTCACCTATGTCGATTTCCCGGCGGGCGCATCTCCTGAAGAAATCGAAGAGGTCATCTCACGCGCGAAATGCCAGGCGGGCGAAAATGGCGGTAAGGTCGCAATGATCTATCTCGAAAGCCCGGGCAATCCGACCAACGCCCTTGTCGATATTGAAGCGGTGAAAGCGGCGCGGGACAAGGTGCTCAAAAAACCCTGCCCCATTGCTATCGACAACACATTCTTGGGGCCGCTGTGGCAGCGCCCGCTTGACCATGGGGCGGACATTGTCGCTTACTCGCTGACGAAATATGTCGGCGGACATTCTGATCTTGTCGCAGGCAGCATTGCGGGCGCGAAAAAGTGGATGGATCCGGTGCGTGCTCTGAGGAACACGATGGGCGGTATCGTCGATCCCAACACCGCCTGGATGCTCTTGCGCTCCCTTGAAACGGTTGAACTCAGGATGCAGCGCGCTGGTGAGAACGCGGCCAAGGTGTGCGCGTTCCTAAAAGGCCATCCGAAGGTCACGGGCCTCGGCTATCTCGGCATGATTGAGGACACGCGCCAACAGGACATCTATGACCGCCATTGCCTTGGCGCAGGGTCCACCTTCAGCGTATTTCTGAAAGGCGGCGAAGAGGAATGCTTCCGCTTCCTTGACAATTTGCAGATTGCCAAACTCGCCGTCAGCCTTGGCGGGACAGAGACGCTCGCGAGCCATCCGGCTTCGATGACGCACCTCTCAGTACCCCATGCCCGCCGCCAACAACTCGGCATTTCCGACAGCCTTGTCCGGATCAGCATCGGGATCGAGGACGCAGATGATCTGATTGCCGACTTTGAGCAGGCGCTTGAGCACGTGTGA
- a CDS encoding GNAT family N-acetyltransferase: MRDDRPIETVPDTAKLEPLARTLGAAFQNDPALSWIVPDAKRREAMLPGFFKVMAEQSRRHGEILASPDEGAVSLWYPPGKVSDGFFATTYDNLRLLAGFRIDLPRGLKVAEEMYKRHPSPQPYSYLRYVGVAPKAQGKGWGGAIVRAGIKRAASKGQGVLLETATPDNVAIYTRLGFEILEEWEVPGGGPKFWTMIHPAP; this comes from the coding sequence ATGCGTGATGATCGCCCGATTGAAACCGTTCCGGACACTGCAAAGCTCGAGCCGCTCGCTCGCACACTTGGTGCAGCGTTTCAGAATGACCCGGCGCTCTCGTGGATTGTGCCTGATGCAAAACGGCGTGAGGCAATGCTTCCCGGCTTTTTCAAGGTCATGGCCGAGCAATCGCGCCGGCATGGGGAGATTTTGGCCTCACCGGATGAGGGCGCTGTAAGTCTCTGGTATCCGCCCGGCAAAGTGAGCGATGGATTCTTTGCGACGACTTACGACAATTTGCGGCTGCTCGCAGGCTTTCGCATCGATCTGCCGCGCGGGCTCAAGGTGGCCGAAGAAATGTACAAGCGCCATCCGAGCCCTCAACCTTACTCCTACCTTAGATATGTAGGCGTCGCCCCGAAGGCGCAGGGCAAGGGATGGGGCGGGGCGATTGTGCGCGCGGGCATCAAACGTGCTGCTTCAAAAGGGCAAGGCGTGCTGTTGGAGACAGCAACGCCGGATAACGTCGCGATATACACGCGATTGGGTTTTGAGATTTTGGAGGAATGGGAGGTGCCGGGTGGTGGGCCCAAATTCTGGACCATGATCCACCCCGCGCCCTGA
- a CDS encoding SDR family NAD(P)-dependent oxidoreductase, translated as MSDTRNPVVLVLGAGAGIGGNTAKRFAKGGYHAVLARRSDKEGLDRLVAEIEAEGGSATGVLLNAVEDGTIEELVEATERDIGPIEVCLFNLGAQIGNRPFFDTPHKAFELGWRMTSFALFRLAQAMLPAMVERGRGVVLVTSATAAVRGNAGQHSHAAAIGGRRMLCQSLNAEFAPQGIHISHILVDGPVDAPDTLGRLLGDRYEAFKASKGEDGVLDPAALADTYWHLAHQPRSCWSFEVDVRPWTDTPWWNDNPPTEINTSSAKPRGDQG; from the coding sequence ATGAGTGATACACGCAATCCCGTGGTTCTGGTGCTGGGCGCAGGTGCCGGAATTGGCGGCAATACGGCAAAGCGTTTTGCCAAGGGTGGTTATCACGCGGTTCTGGCAAGGCGCTCTGATAAAGAGGGGCTCGACCGGCTTGTCGCTGAGATCGAGGCCGAAGGCGGGAGCGCAACCGGCGTGCTGCTCAATGCAGTTGAAGATGGCACAATCGAAGAGCTGGTCGAGGCGACTGAGCGAGACATCGGACCGATTGAGGTGTGTCTTTTCAATCTGGGCGCGCAAATCGGCAATCGACCCTTCTTCGATACGCCGCACAAGGCGTTTGAGCTCGGCTGGCGAATGACCTCTTTTGCGCTCTTTCGCCTCGCCCAAGCGATGCTCCCAGCTATGGTGGAGCGTGGTCGCGGCGTGGTGCTTGTGACTTCTGCGACAGCGGCTGTGCGCGGGAATGCCGGACAACATTCGCACGCTGCCGCTATCGGCGGGAGACGAATGCTGTGCCAGTCGCTCAACGCTGAATTTGCGCCTCAGGGCATCCATATCAGCCACATCCTCGTGGATGGTCCGGTCGATGCGCCTGACACTCTGGGGCGGCTATTGGGTGACAGATATGAGGCTTTCAAAGCGTCCAAGGGAGAGGACGGGGTGCTTGATCCCGCAGCTTTGGCGGATACTTATTGGCACCTAGCGCACCAACCGCGCAGCTGTTGGAGCTTTGAAGTTGATGTGCGGCCTTGGACCGATACGCCGTGGTGGAACGATAACCCACCCACTGAGATCAATACGTCTTCAGCCAAGCCCAGAGGCGATCAGGGTTAG
- the pal gene encoding peptidoglycan-associated lipoprotein Pal: protein MTFSARKTASIVLMTSALALGACSKKAPEELPPAPAATPAPTPAPTSTAPTGPMVGSQAHFERAVGSSSVIYFDTDRFNIDSTDAAALQAQAQYFAQFSQVNFTIEGHCDERGTREYNLALGERRANAAKNYLVSLGVDPARIRTVSYGKERPVALGSDPTAWAQNRRAASIIIN, encoded by the coding sequence ATGACTTTCTCAGCTCGCAAAACAGCTTCAATTGTTCTGATGACGTCTGCACTGGCACTGGGGGCGTGCTCGAAAAAGGCACCCGAAGAGCTTCCTCCCGCGCCTGCTGCAACGCCTGCACCAACGCCTGCGCCGACCTCTACAGCCCCAACTGGCCCAATGGTCGGATCGCAGGCCCATTTTGAGCGCGCCGTGGGCAGCTCGTCTGTGATTTATTTCGACACCGACCGCTTCAACATCGACAGCACTGACGCAGCCGCGCTTCAGGCACAGGCGCAATATTTCGCGCAATTCTCGCAAGTGAATTTCACCATCGAAGGGCATTGCGACGAACGCGGCACGCGCGAATACAACCTCGCTCTGGGTGAGCGTCGTGCCAATGCGGCGAAGAATTACCTCGTCAGCCTTGGCGTTGACCCTGCGCGTATTCGCACGGTGAGCTACGGCAAAGAGCGCCCTGTGGCGCTTGGTTCAGATCCAACCGCATGGGCGCAGAACCGCCGCGCCGCGAGCATCATCATCAACTGA
- a CDS encoding DASS family sodium-coupled anion symporter: protein MSAQKIGLYLGPLAFAITAFAPAPSGMSGDAWLVAGLVAWMAAWWMTEAVPLSVTALLPFVSLPLFGVMTARETASAYYAPILFLLLGGAFIALAIERTGLHRRLSLAILKAIGSEGGQVRLLLAFMISAAILSGLISNTSTTLIMMPMALAVLAGGASMQAPDGPTETSGIYGALPMGIAFAATIGGLGTIVGSPTNGIAVQLLDDMIGLRISFADWMVLGMPVVLIGVPLACFIIARVQRVDAHPFDVAAARNAIDDHAPWSPAEKRLVPIIAITFLLWMSQRWVAPFLPPNSWTDGTIAVLAALTLFILPDGTQEGGKRRPLLSWSEANRAPWGVILMFGGGLALAAGMQASGLADWLGQSLLPLEAMPLFIIALAVVAMVVLVTEFASNVATASAIIPVIASLAAGLGLGSDGAEAAILIAMPAALAASWGFILPAGTGPNAIAWSTGRLKIEKLVQAGLVLDLLGVFLIVAIVWVMAALI from the coding sequence ATGAGTGCCCAAAAAATCGGCTTGTATCTTGGCCCGCTAGCCTTTGCCATCACCGCCTTCGCTCCCGCGCCGTCTGGAATGAGCGGCGACGCGTGGCTCGTCGCGGGGCTGGTTGCGTGGATGGCCGCCTGGTGGATGACCGAGGCTGTGCCGCTTTCGGTAACAGCGCTTTTGCCTTTCGTGAGCCTGCCCCTATTCGGTGTCATGACAGCACGCGAGACGGCAAGCGCGTACTACGCGCCGATCCTCTTCCTTCTGCTTGGCGGGGCGTTCATTGCGCTAGCGATTGAGCGCACAGGGCTGCACCGGCGGCTCAGCCTTGCGATCCTCAAAGCGATTGGCAGCGAAGGCGGTCAGGTGCGCCTGCTCCTCGCCTTTATGATCAGCGCGGCGATCCTGTCGGGACTGATCTCCAACACCTCCACCACGCTCATCATGATGCCGATGGCCCTGGCGGTGCTTGCTGGCGGAGCGTCTATGCAAGCCCCGGATGGTCCCACCGAAACCAGTGGCATTTACGGCGCGCTTCCTATGGGGATTGCGTTTGCCGCAACCATTGGCGGGCTTGGCACGATTGTTGGCTCTCCCACCAATGGCATTGCGGTGCAATTGCTTGATGACATGATCGGGCTACGCATCAGCTTTGCCGACTGGATGGTGCTGGGAATGCCTGTGGTTTTGATCGGCGTGCCGCTTGCGTGCTTTATCATTGCGAGGGTTCAAAGGGTTGATGCCCACCCCTTCGATGTCGCCGCAGCGCGCAACGCGATTGACGACCACGCCCCCTGGTCGCCTGCTGAAAAGCGTCTTGTCCCAATTATCGCGATCACTTTTCTTTTGTGGATGAGCCAGCGTTGGGTCGCGCCCTTCCTGCCGCCGAACAGTTGGACCGATGGAACAATTGCAGTCCTTGCAGCCCTTACCTTGTTCATCTTGCCTGACGGGACGCAAGAGGGTGGCAAGAGACGGCCTCTGCTCAGCTGGAGCGAAGCAAACCGCGCACCCTGGGGTGTGATCTTAATGTTTGGCGGAGGGCTGGCACTTGCCGCCGGGATGCAGGCCTCAGGGCTTGCCGATTGGCTGGGCCAATCGCTTTTGCCGCTTGAGGCGATGCCTTTGTTCATCATTGCCTTGGCAGTGGTTGCGATGGTTGTCCTCGTCACCGAATTTGCCAGCAATGTCGCCACCGCAAGCGCGATCATCCCGGTCATTGCCAGCCTTGCCGCCGGGCTTGGCCTGGGAAGTGATGGCGCCGAAGCGGCGATCCTCATCGCCATGCCAGCAGCGCTCGCGGCGAGCTGGGGCTTTATCCTGCCAGCGGGAACAGGGCCCAATGCGATTGCCTGGAGCACGGGCCGCCTCAAGATTGAGAAGCTTGTTCAAGCAGGGCTTGTGCTTGATTTGCTTGGCGTTTTCCTGATCGTTGCGATTGTTTGGGTGATGGCGGCGCTGATCTGA
- a CDS encoding DUF1963 domain-containing protein, producing the protein MHIDLLTASISPGLYAPLALMVGGFLLALVCLVLWLVLRRKRAKPAKPRATTDEVATADEAVSADLPAEAAIAAAPMVAPAPASAPTPAPAPAATGRRRRSLVGGAERDEGTPSGEPPAANGHEFDDEAEPHIADTNLDADEHDDELADGNAHVEYDENLDDPAIDEEPHDEIEWIENDEAQSDFASGEDEANVPAAFALTNTPGAGDEAHETTVCAEVKAARQTPIVFRQFLPQTPGTDGLSFYGGQPIGPENFQWPRERGAQGGAPLQFLMQWDCAELAGQDPTGLLPQDGVLYCFVNCDRDDEEDFLQSHAFVHHRGSSQAWGPVEIPEDAGPALGRTAAFKLSGCTDCVPDAEDYVPRVMPRFPFAPIAFTLPDPLDNDPRYWSDAQAGEALLNLQKSSGTAPAPTSELDVPRNEKGRPFPVFPHDFGAIRVIASHMIEALKSPDPVLAEALYSDLSPEERDAQFGQWFEEAKELYLLGTQRPEGHRLESNISDDIWNWFDARRGVLGGDLNAIVVEAVDLSLSVSSEALSLVPAEWIDKAMDAHALAREYESDGILHIHAATPARMFGPPSYADSVSDTLVDEHILLLELPSGSGPQHDFGGKTLQYWITPDDLADGKFDRVKSVVIDA; encoded by the coding sequence ATGCACATTGATCTTTTGACCGCTTCAATCAGCCCCGGCCTCTATGCGCCGCTGGCATTGATGGTGGGTGGTTTCTTGCTTGCATTGGTTTGCCTTGTCTTATGGCTTGTCTTGCGCCGGAAGCGGGCAAAACCCGCCAAGCCGCGAGCAACTACCGACGAAGTCGCAACTGCGGATGAAGCGGTCAGCGCTGATCTTCCCGCTGAAGCCGCAATTGCTGCAGCACCAATGGTGGCACCAGCCCCCGCTTCTGCCCCCACTCCTGCCCCCGCTCCTGCCGCCACTGGGCGCAGGCGACGCTCGCTTGTGGGCGGCGCTGAACGCGACGAGGGAACGCCTTCGGGCGAACCACCAGCGGCAAACGGCCACGAATTCGACGACGAGGCTGAGCCTCACATTGCCGATACCAATCTTGACGCAGACGAGCATGACGACGAACTCGCGGACGGTAACGCTCATGTCGAGTATGATGAAAACTTGGACGATCCGGCGATTGATGAAGAGCCGCATGACGAGATCGAATGGATCGAAAACGACGAAGCGCAATCCGATTTTGCCTCAGGAGAGGATGAAGCCAATGTGCCTGCGGCATTTGCGTTGACAAACACGCCCGGTGCAGGGGACGAGGCCCATGAAACAACCGTCTGTGCCGAAGTCAAAGCCGCCCGACAAACGCCGATCGTGTTTCGTCAGTTCCTGCCTCAGACACCGGGCACCGATGGTCTTTCATTCTACGGTGGCCAGCCCATTGGCCCTGAGAACTTTCAATGGCCGCGCGAACGTGGGGCCCAAGGCGGGGCGCCGTTGCAATTCCTGATGCAATGGGATTGCGCTGAACTGGCCGGACAAGACCCCACGGGCCTCTTGCCACAAGATGGCGTGCTATATTGTTTTGTAAACTGCGACCGGGATGATGAGGAGGACTTCCTCCAATCCCACGCCTTTGTTCACCATCGCGGCTCATCCCAGGCATGGGGCCCTGTCGAAATCCCTGAGGACGCCGGGCCAGCGCTTGGCCGAACGGCTGCCTTCAAGCTTAGCGGATGCACCGACTGCGTGCCTGATGCAGAAGATTATGTCCCGCGCGTCATGCCGCGCTTTCCGTTCGCTCCCATTGCTTTCACATTGCCGGACCCGCTCGACAATGATCCAAGGTATTGGTCAGACGCGCAGGCGGGCGAGGCCTTGCTCAACCTCCAGAAGAGCAGCGGTACAGCCCCGGCACCCACGAGCGAGCTTGACGTTCCCCGGAATGAAAAGGGCCGCCCTTTCCCCGTGTTCCCCCACGATTTTGGCGCAATTCGTGTGATCGCCAGTCACATGATAGAGGCGCTCAAATCCCCCGACCCGGTCCTTGCAGAAGCGCTTTATTCCGACCTTTCACCCGAAGAGCGCGATGCGCAATTTGGCCAATGGTTCGAGGAGGCGAAAGAACTCTATCTGCTTGGCACCCAGCGCCCCGAAGGTCACAGGCTTGAATCGAATATCTCTGATGACATCTGGAATTGGTTCGATGCGCGGCGCGGCGTGCTTGGCGGTGATCTTAACGCAATTGTCGTGGAGGCCGTTGACCTTAGCCTTTCAGTGAGCAGCGAAGCCTTGTCCCTCGTTCCAGCCGAATGGATCGACAAGGCGATGGATGCCCATGCGCTTGCCCGCGAATACGAAAGCGATGGGATTTTGCATATCCACGCTGCCACTCCTGCGCGAATGTTTGGCCCGCCAAGCTATGCTGACAGCGTGAGCGACACGCTGGTTGATGAGCACATCCTCTTGCTCGAATTGCCCAGCGGCTCAGGCCCGCAACACGATTTTGGCGGCAAGACGCTGCAATATTGGATTACGCCCGATGATCTTGCGGACGGGAAATTCGACCGCGTGAAATCAGTGGTGATCGACGCCTAG
- a CDS encoding J domain-containing protein: MPKARRSNDWGFPRWRGYEESREAVNVRICDRHGCNEPGDCPAPKAPNSPDKWYFCQKHAAEYNSKWDYFEGLDKAEKAARAKEERQQSEGYAEASHYGWTGSGDGSRSADEMRALDLLELEADADFAAIKKAYRAKAKLVHPDVKPGDDEAAQEFQKLQVAYDVLRVAEERREWKG; the protein is encoded by the coding sequence GTGCCTAAAGCGCGGCGATCCAATGATTGGGGGTTCCCACGCTGGCGCGGCTATGAAGAATCGCGCGAGGCGGTGAATGTGCGCATTTGCGATCGGCACGGTTGCAATGAGCCGGGCGATTGTCCCGCACCCAAAGCGCCCAATAGCCCGGATAAGTGGTATTTCTGCCAAAAACACGCTGCCGAATACAATTCGAAATGGGATTATTTCGAAGGGCTCGACAAGGCTGAAAAAGCCGCGCGCGCAAAGGAAGAGCGCCAGCAATCCGAAGGCTATGCCGAGGCCTCGCATTATGGCTGGACGGGCTCTGGCGATGGATCAAGAAGCGCCGATGAAATGCGCGCGCTCGACCTGCTTGAGCTTGAGGCGGATGCCGATTTTGCGGCCATCAAGAAAGCCTACCGCGCCAAGGCAAAGCTGGTTCACCCCGATGTCAAACCGGGGGATGACGAGGCGGCACAGGAGTTTCAGAAACTCCAGGTTGCCTATGATGTTTTGCGCGTCGCAGAAGAGCGGCGTGAATGGAAAGGGTGA